In Prionailurus viverrinus isolate Anna chromosome D1, UM_Priviv_1.0, whole genome shotgun sequence, the DNA window ttttgcatgtagctgaccagttttcccaacaccatttgaagaaactgtctttttcttattgcatACTTTTTGCCTCCTTTGTAAAAAAttgattgaccatataatcatgggtttatttctgggttctctactctgttcaatggatctatgtatctgttttcatgccaataccatactcttttgtttactacagctttgtggtatatcttgaagtctgggattgtgatgccccagcttttttcctctttttaagatTGCTtcgtctatttggggtcttttgtggtttctaaTTTTAGggattaattattaaaattagttcCTAATTTTAGGAATCctaattttaggattatttgttctagttctgtgaaaaatgctgctggtatttttgtaggcattgcattaaatgtgtagattgctttgggtagtatagaccttttaacaatatttgttcttccgatccatgagcatagaacatctttccatttctttgtgtcctcttccatttctttcatcagtgttttatagttttcagagtgcaggcCTTTCGTCTCcttggttaactttattcctaagcatttaatcatttttggtgcaattgtaaatgggattgttttcttagtttctctttctgctacttcactACTAGTGCATAggaatgtaacagatttctgtattttggttttgtatcctgcaaccttactgtatttatttatcagttctagtagtagATATAAAAGACTATTGAAGAAATCATTcaaggggctcctgtgtggctcagtcggttaagcatttgactttggctcaggtcatgatctcacagtttgtgagtttgagccccaccttgggatctgtactgacagctcagagcctggagcctgcttcagattctgtatctccctctctctgcccctccccctcccccctctctcttctctcttctctctctctctgtcaaaaataaataaacatttaaaaaattcaaaaaaatcattcaaggagcacctgggtggctcagttggttaagtgtcagacctttttttttttaatgtttatttactcttgagagagacagacagacagaggcgcaagaagggaagggcagagagagggggagacacagaatctgaagcaggctccgagctgtcagcatagagcccaacatggggctcgaactcatggactgtgagatcatgacctgagctaaagtcggacactcaactgactgagccacccaggtggccaagtgtcagactcttgatctcagctcatgtttgctctcagtgtcatgagttcctggttccgtgctgtcagtgaagccggaaaggaaaggaaaggaaaggaaaggaaaggaaaggaaaggaaaggaaagaaggaaggaaggaaggaaggaaggaaggaaggaaggaaggaaggaaggaagagagggagggagggagggagggagggagggagggagggagggaggaaggaaggaaggaaggaaggaagagaaggaaaagagaaagagggaggggggaagagaagagagacaaatcaTTCAAGGAACAGAGATGTGAATAGTATCTAGCTCATATAGTTGTTGTGAGTATTCAATGAGAGAAGAGTATCCGGCATTTgacacaatgcctgacacacaaGACCTTCAGCTTGCGatccttttgttgttgtcttCTGTAACTACTATTACTGTTATTGTAGCTGATCCTCACAGTATCTCAAATGGTATTATTACTATCCTCATGCTTTTATGATGAAGAAGCTAATGTTCAGAAAGGAGAAGTAACTGGCAAAACATGGAAGATGGCAGAGCCAGTGTTTGAGAccagggttgttttgttttgtttttttaacgtttatttatttttgagacagagagagacagagcatgaatgggggaaggtcagagagagggagacacagaatctgaaacagactccaggctctgagctgtcagcacagagcccgacgcagggcttgaactcactgaccccgagatcatgacctgagccgaagtcagctgcttaaccgactgagccacccaggcgccccccagggtttttttttttttaactcttgctGTGTGTTCCTGGTGTTTCCTCTTAAACCACGCTATCCCTCCAATCATATTCACACATACGTAATTAGCAAAGATGAGAAATGTATACTTAATCTATGTTTGTGTTTTCTAGCTCATTAAACAATCTACTATATCCTTCAAACATGCTTTTGACAAGCATATAACAGCGGTATAGGTTCTTTTGTTTTATCTGCTTTTGTTGCCAGCCAAATCCATAGTAAGTAATATCTATTTCCACATGGTTTTGCCTTGGTATATCGCTGGAAATTTATACTTTCCCTCTTGCAATTTAAACTATCTATACATCAAACGTTTAGACACATTGCGGCGGATATGGAAATGTGCTGCTCAGATCCCTCTCCAATAATAGACTCACAGCCCAGGTGAATGCAGAGGTGGTGATTGACTGATACTTGCCCCTTCATGGTCAAACTCAGCTTCCAAGCCAAACCACACTCTTCTGGGAAAGGCCCCTGGTCAACAACTGAACATGGGTCTTATTAATTCTGACCCACGCAGGACGCCTCTAATGGACAATCCAGAGCTCCCTGTTGGGTGTGCAGAAGACTTTTCCAGTCCTGGTTGGCAGTCAAAGGGCTTATCCAGCACAATCTTGTTTCAACCTTTTATCTTTCCCAGGTACTTTCCTTCCCTGGGGAGGCCCCATCTCAGTGTCTGCTTGTCAGAGAACCCAACCAGCGCAGACGGTACTTAAAGAGTCAATGAAAGCAGACAGTAAAATAGGGTTTGGAGACTGGCTCTTTACCACCTGGCTGGACTATAAATCCCATCCCTTCTGTTATGTGGAGTGTAGACATCTCCTGGCACAACAGGAAATTCAGtgataaaaactttcagaaaTGATAACTTGGAATTATATAACTATGGAGGGAAATGTACTGGCTGGTGCAATGATTGAGGCACTGAAATGTAGGAGGGGATGGGAGATAATACATCAAAAGACAACAGAATTTTACAGTTGTTATAAAATTTCTTTGACCCCCGCAGGTAGATTACAAAAAAGCTGAGTGTGGTGAACAAACCATTTAAAACTAAGTGGGAGAGCTTTAGGGAAGGCGGGCAGGTGGAACTCTTCAGAGGTCGTCAAGATGGCCTGATCAGTTTGAATGAAAAAGCACACATCAGATTTTATGCTATGAAGATGAACTTCTTTGAGTTGTTGTCTTGCACTTTTTCTTACTAAGCTAAGGACATCTCTACATCCCCACCATGTGTCACTTTACAAACATTTCTGTTTAGCTTAGAAACTGGGCGCAAGTTCCtactaggaataaaaaaaaaatcccactctgctgcataaaagaaaatttagataAAAGGCCATGAAGAAAGGACAGGGTtttcagagggagaaaaaaattaaggacagTTGGGACATGGGAGAAGTAAGGAAGGCCACCATAAGGAAAGGGAGGTCTGCAGGAAGATTAAGAATTAGTTGAAAAGTGGAGTGAGAAACATATCAGATGGAGACAAAGGCATGTTTCGACAATTTCAGCTCAGAGTGGGATCgtgacaccaaaaaatggaaagcaGACCTTGCACCAGGAATGTAGGTGAGTGAATGAGTGTGGAAAAGGCAGAGTGCAGCATGAATGAGTAGAAAGCATAGGCAGaaagaacctgggtggctcaactggttaagcggctgactcctgatatctgctcaggtcatgatcccacagtttgtgagatcgaatcctgtgtcaggctctgtgctgacagctcagggcctgcttaggattctctctgcatgccgcctgcttgtgctgtctctgtctctgtctctcggtatctctatctctctgtctctctctcaaaataaattaataaactttaaaaaaagaaaaaagaaagaaagcataggCAGGCCCAGTTAAGCTGGGCTCCACACACCACACTAAAGGCTTTTTTATCCTGAATACATAGAAACCCATTGAAACGTTTTCAACAAGGAGAGACATCATAAGAtttacacttcatttttttaatgtttatttatttttgagagagagagcttgtgtgtGAGATAgtggaggagacacagagagagagggagacagagtatctgaagctatgtctgagctgtcagcatagagcctgatgtgggactcgaattcacaaaccatgagatcatgacctgagccaaagtcgtgtgcttaactgactgagccacccaggcaccccaagatttatattttaaagttccatttttttcctatCCATGTTGATTGTGGTTGACACCAGGAAAGCATGATTTCAAGGGTCAGTCCTACCAGCTGCCATAAGATTGAAGCTGGTACTGCCAAAGCGACTGCCATTTGGAGTAGAGTTGCAACAAGGTCCTTTTGGACTGGCTATTTTTGTCAAAGTTAAAACCAAATAGAGAACTGGCATGACTCTGAGACATCATCATATTATTCAATCAAACCTTGACCTTGCCAGTTCAACTTCTGTTTTTCACCTGGGATGAAGACATAAGCGTGGTGTGGCTTTCATGATATCTCAGAGTCAGTGATCTTCCAATAAGCTGTCAACTCCTTCAGAGCAGAGACCATATAAACCCAGGGCAGTCCCATAAATGGTCACCTCTAACAAaaacttattgaatgaatgaatgaatgaatgaacaaaggaagcaacaaaaagtaaaaagtgaataTTTGGCTTAGGAATTAGGCtttcagagacttttttttttttcctgaatggcCTTATTTAGTCACTCCCCTTCAGGACTATGAGAAGGAAATTTCAGGACAAACTCTAGTGAAAAAATTTCCAAGTGCATGTTTAGTGCTCAACTGAAAAGATTATAAACATTCAAATAGCATTCAAATTGCTTTCAACCATTTGATtgttgaaatttctttttgtgaaaaTCCAATCTGTTTTGCATCTCTACTTCTCATTTCTGACAGAGGcaatatttactaaaaatttgCTTTTCCCACAGCTGAATGGCAATGGGAATAGTGTTTTCCCCTTTATTACCATCCCTCGAACAGAAACTAACGCAATAGGAGCTGATATAGAAGTGATATCGTTTCAATAAAGGGGTCCCTCTATTTATGACTAACAACATTAGAATAGCAAGTAACTGTCAAATGTTACAAGATGAGAAATTGTTCTGGGGAAGATCAAACAGTTAGTGATTTGACTCACAACCATAGAAAATATGCCAAATAGTTTATCATTTAGTTTCccacaataaaagaaatgaatcatCCTATGTCTATAAACAAAGTGTCTGGGGCACTTTGGGCCAACCAAAGGAAATTTAACAAAAGTCTCTAAAAACAGTCTGTAAGTGAAAAAAGATACTCAAGTATCAAGTGAGACTTTAGGGAAGTTTCTCGTGTAGTTCTTTGCTCCCCACCATTGGGTGAATATCTAGAAATATACCAAGGGAAATCCTGTTTTGAACAATAATCTGTGTGAGTCCATGACGTGGAACCAGTTTGatcaccccaaaataaatgtatcttttctTACTCATTCACAGAACAGGTTTTCACTCCAGGAATAAAAATCTCATCTAGTCAGTTTCGTGAAGCCCTACAGTGCTTAGTGCAACAGAGTGGGCCTTCAGGTCAGTCTGAAAAGTTACAATGACTTTGAAAAGTACTTCTGCTTTTAATAGCTAGTAAAACTTATAAGCACACAGGCTCTTTATTACATCAGACCCACTTTGAAGAAtctgtcagaaataaaatattactatgaTTATATGGATGTATGGAATGAGATGTTTATTGAAGTTTTGTCTTAATGACAACAATCCAGTAATGATCTAGATGATCGTAACAGAGGAACAGATTAACtgttgtattatatattatatttaaaaatgaatgacaatAATACACTACCAATATAGGGATCCCTAATATATTATTGACcttggaaaaataacaaattaagcATGTTAATACTGAGGTATATAGAATGgccatttattatatttaaacagAGTTTAGTCGAGCAGTGGCCAAACAGCACATAGCTTCTCAACACAATCAGAATATGTGTGAATCCACCTTTCTTCGCCACAATTTCATCAAAGCTCTTTTCATCTCACTGTTTCTCAAGCTGTAGATCAGTGGATTCAACAGAGGTGTAAGAAGTGAGTAAGACAATGACATCACCTTCTTTGTTTCTGGGGAGTAGCCAGATTTGGGTTGGATATAAGTCATATTGGCTGTGCCATAGAAGAGGGTCACAGACGTGAGATGGGAGGCACAGGTGGAAAAGGCCTTTTGCCTCCCGGTGGCCGATGGCATCTTGAGGATGGCAAAGAGAATCCGAATATAAGACAAGAGAATCAACACAAAGGGGACCATGACAATCAAAATGGTGCCAGTGAATGCATAGATTTCAAACAGAAAGGTGTCTGCGCATGCAAGTTCTAGCACAGGGGGAGTCTCACAGAAGAGATGATTGATTTCATTGGGGccacagaaaggaaaactgaaaacccATGTGGTCTGCACGGTAGCCACCATGATCCCTGAGACCCATGAGAACATTACTAATTTCATGAAAACCTTTTTGTTCATAATCATTGGGTAGCTCAGAGGATGGCAGATTGCAGCAAATCGGTCATAAGCCATCGCCCCCAGGAGAAAACATTCAGTCCcaccaaaaagaagaagaaaatacatctGTGCAAAACATTCTGCAAAAGTAATTAACGTTTTTTCAGTGGAGAGGACCACCAGCATTTCAGGCATAATGACTGCACTGAAACTCACATCCACCACAGACAGGTTCTGCAGGAACAGGTACATGGGAACGTGGAGGCTCTGTTCCAGGGAGATGATGACTATAATGATGGCATTTCCCATCAGAGTCCCAAGGTAAACAACCAAGAAAACCCCAAAGAGCTGCTCTTGGAGTTCAGGAAAGTTAGAAAAGCCCAAGAGGATGAATTCAACCACAGAGCTTTgattttgccttttcatttcagtGGTGGAGAGTATATTATTTTTGTGGACGTATGTATATAAGTTATGAAGTCACGGTCCAAAAGCTGAGAGTTTTAGTCTGAAATTATTGGCAGAAGATGTAATCGTGAGTTCATTTTGACAGATCTTCAAGTTGGCAAATCTTGAGAATAGCCAATATATTAGAATAGTGAATCtttcaaatacaaatgaaatgagGAATTTTGTCTCAGAAATATTCCTTTCAGTTTATGAAAAGCAAGTGTTCTCTGGCAGCTTTTTTGTTAGGTTGAAAATAAATCCCATTCTTAAAACATGTAATCCATTGTCCATGATATTCATGTATGCATTTCTGTTCTTTCCAATTGTATATTTACATGTGATTTTTCCAATAAAGTGtttgaaataaataacaaaaaaagacacaagttTATAACTATTAATTcaaagttaaaacaaattttgatgaatatttattacaaatgccaaaattcaaaatacatttttcttgccttgttaaaaatgaaatacatgaggggcacctgggtggctcagtcagttgagtgtctgacccttggttttggctcaggtcatgatctcacagttcatgggattgagccctgggtcagcctCCACGCtgacaacatgaagcctgcttggtagtctctctctccctctctctcttctctctgcccttcctctgctcaagctcattctctctctctttctctctctctctctctctctctctcaagaataaataaattttaaaattaaaaaatgaaatacatgaatAATATACCCAAACAAGCAGAGAAACACTCAAAAGGAATTGAATTTTAGATGCACTTATCTCAACTGAACATAAGTAAATTGTTTCAAGCATATTGATTTCTGGTTAGAATGGGACTAATTATATTGAAATACGTCTGAATGGGAAACTTTAGAGGTCACTTCTCCACCGTCCATCCTTGTGACCATAAAGTGGCTTTGGGGGctatataaaattccatttttagttATTCTGATCCTGTGATttaacctctctttctctctctctttctctctctctccccctccctctccctccttctctccctctccccccaccacacacacactattagCAAGTTCATTTAACCATTAACAATTTAATAAACACTGATTGCATATCTATCATGTGGGAGCCTGTGTACCCTCAAAGATACATTTGTGACATAAATTCAACAGAGAGGTCTTTCCTGGTTACACAACACAAAATAGCAGCCCCTATCCCCTACTCCAGCACCCTGTGACTCCCATCTCTCTGGTTTATATTTTGCCATAACACTCATCCCCAGCTGAAATAACACATAGTATTTGGGCTTTTGCTTATTATCTAACTCCCCCTTCTGGCATGTAAGCTCCAGAAAGACAGaaactttgttttgttctattcttTCCTATGTTCTCAGTGCCCGGAACAGATAATGAATGATATAATAAATGCAacaccaacatttgttgaatatatcaaagaataaatattaaaatttagaaacctGGACTCTGCCTTCAAGGAATATAGTgtctgaaggaaaaataagtcaaGGGAATAGAGAGACCCTGCAGACCGTATAGGGGTCCTAACTCTGCTACTACCTCCAAGATGAGTCTTTGACTCTTCCTGTACTCAGGTTCACTCATGTGGTTTGCAGCAGGAAGGTAGCCCTGGACCTGACATGAGTGTTTCTCTGATTTGTTCACAGAAAACTGCATGCTTCTCCTCCATTCAGATGAGGACAGAGCTGAAGGGAAGGTAGAAAAGTGGGTGGGCACCTAGAAGGCATATATGCTGCCTGAGTCCTTTGGGCCCACCAGTCCCAGGCCCAGCTGACCATCTTCCTCCCAGGAAGCACCTCACTTCTCCCCCTTGTCCTGGGGCAGGAGAAGTGAGCACCTCTTGGCAGAGAAGGAACACCTCACTTCTCCCCCTTGTCCTCCCCAGTCACCCAGACCAATGTCCCCAGCATCCCATTTATTGTCAAGCCTACAGTGAGGTCTTTAAAATCTGGAGTCCCTCTGGCCTCAGCAagttcattcccccccccccccccgccccaacactGCTTCTATTCATGGCCTCTTTTCTTTGCCTGTCCCTCTCCACCCTACCCCCATCATTAAATAGTCTCCTAACTGGCTTCTCCACATTTTGTGACTTCTCTTCCAATCTATCCCTCATACCTCTGACAAAATAATATCATCCTCCCTTCCAGTACCTTCAGAGTCTCCTCTCATtggtaaaataaaatgctcaCTTCTCAAGCTGGCATTTAAGGGAAACTAGATGGAAACAAGTGctctagaaattttaaaagggaaaaagtacTTTGGAATGGCAAGAGGAAGTAAACAACCATAATCACAGGATGTCATGGGTGGAAGGGCCAGGAAgtggaaggaggaaggcagaaagaggCAGGCTGACTTGCTCGAATCAAAGGTACTCGATGACATCTCAGTACTAGAAGGAGGGCCTCCTGGCCTTGAAGGGGGTGCTTTGAAAACGAGCAGAATTTCACTGTGGGACAAGATGAAGCCAGAAGGATAGAAGGACAAGCAAGCTGAGGATATGTACTGTTTTCTTGACCTCATATCATTAAAACATTAACAGATAGTAGAAGGCAAGTTGATTTACAGAGTTTAACTCTGTATTGATAAATCGAGTACCATATATATTAACCTCAATAATTACGTATTGGATATCAAAAAATCTCCTAAAATTAGTAGACTTTGCAGAAAAAAACCATATAAGTACCTTTTCTAGtagataaaaaatacatatattaagcACCGAGTATATAAAAccaataagttttaaaatatgaaaatttagagaatcttgaaagaaaaagaaagaaagaagaaagagagagagaaggaaggaaggaaggaaggaaaagggaggaaagaaagggaggaaagaaagaaaaaaaaagaaaaagaaagagaaaaagaaaagaaaaaaaggagaggaaaaaggaaaaaaggaacaaatgaacaaatgaacctGAATTCTCCCTCCATCTTTTCCCCTTCACAAGAGTTACCCTAATGCTAACCTGACTGATTCAATGACATGTCCTTTCAACTCCACTGTTAACTTTCTGTATGACCCTGGGCAAAGCACTCCTTTCTCAGGATTTCATCTTTGTGCATGACTGGCCTTATTTCTGACCACCTCCAACCCCAGCTACATAGCTCTATGAATTGATGATTAGTGCAATAAAACTACTTAAAGCTctaattatttcccaaagttTTATGTGACTATGAAAGGCAGAGTAGTTGACATTCTCACCTGAGCACTGGTAAGCATCTCCAATTATCAGTGAGAAGAACTATAAATGGCAAACCCACTAACAAATGCATAAACAGAATCTTCAGTTCCTTTCCTATGGACTGGTCTGACTTTCATCCCATTTAATCAGATGTTTCAcctcttcagttaaaaaaaaaaaacctctcccaTAAATACAACTCAGTGATTGAATGCActgattttataatattatatggGCATTAAATGTTTGCCCTTTGAGAGCCCTTCTCTGGAGAACTTATACTCAATTTATATAGACTTTTCCCTATGGACATAAAAAGCTCAGCTATATAAACTTGAAACAACACTCCTTCAGAGCCCTATAGAGAAAAACATCTCTTCACTCCAGAGACCCAATTCCACCaggacctccccacccccccattaaAGAATGAAAGCAGAGGCTGAGTGAATGTTAGTAAACAGattgaggaagagaggaagggatggAGCTATGAACAAAGGCAGGGTTATCTAGACTGATTGCATAGTATGGACAATATCTGCAGTGATCGGAACATGTTAAGACAAGTAGGTTGAAGTTTCTGTGTGGAAAGCCTGGATATCattaccaaaattttaaatatattttccagtaGAAGTATGAAAACACtgaaattggggggtggggggatagtCATTCAGGTTACTTTATAGTTGGTGCTTTTTAACTTGAAGAGAAAACATCTAGACTAGCTGTATGACTGAGAAAATATGTAACTTCTCTGGCCCTATTACTTTTCTGCTGAAATTAAGATACTGTTATTAATCTCACAAGGTATATATAAGAACCTAGGGACTCAGAGTTCAGCCTACAGCAATGAGACCATTGGCTCAGTCTCAGCAAAATGTAGGGATGAATGAATCCTCAGGCTTGACTTTATCCTATACTCAGATGAGGTGAACAGACTCTGGgttccctttctctgtttctcatctcTGCTTTC includes these proteins:
- the LOC125176861 gene encoding olfactory receptor 10A3, which gives rise to MKRQNQSSVVEFILLGFSNFPELQEQLFGVFLVVYLGTLMGNAIIIVIISLEQSLHVPMYLFLQNLSVVDVSFSAVIMPEMLVVLSTEKTLITFAECFAQMYFLLLFGGTECFLLGAMAYDRFAAICHPLSYPMIMNKKVFMKLVMFSWVSGIMVATVQTTWVFSFPFCGPNEINHLFCETPPVLELACADTFLFEIYAFTGTILIVMVPFVLILLSYIRILFAILKMPSATGRQKAFSTCASHLTSVTLFYGTANMTYIQPKSGYSPETKKVMSLSYSLLTPLLNPLIYSLRNSEMKRALMKLWRRKVDSHIF